A region from the Papio anubis isolate 15944 chromosome 6, Panubis1.0, whole genome shotgun sequence genome encodes:
- the DYNLT1 gene encoding dynein light chain Tctex-type 1: MEDYQAAEETAFVVDEVSNIVKEAIESAIGGNAYQHSKVNQWTTNVVEQTLSQLTKLGKPFKYIVTCVIMQKNGAGLHTASSCFWDSSTDGSCTVRWENKTMYCIVSAFGLSI, translated from the exons ATGGAAGACTACCAGGCTGCGGAGGAG ACTGCTTTTGTTGTTGATGAAGTGAGCAACATTGTAAAAGAG GCTATAGAAAGCGCAATTGGTGGTAATGCTTATCAACACAGCAAAGTGAACCAGTGGACCACAAATGTAGTAGAACAAACTTTAAGCCAACTCACTAAGCTGGGAAAACCGTTTAAATACATCG TGACCTGTGTAATCATGCAGAAGAATGGGGCTGGATTACACACGGCAAGTTCCTGCTTCTGGGACAGCTCTACTGACG GGAGCTGCACTGTGCGATGGGAGAATAAGACCATGTACTGCATCGTCAGCGCCTTCGGACTGTCTATCTGA